A window of Microcystis aeruginosa FD4 contains these coding sequences:
- a CDS encoding O-antigen ligase family protein, with amino-acid sequence MKKIFCQGWEWNLILFSVFIAMMLPELAGIGIIIVLIRVFTGNFRAIIQSRLNQGLGLVTLWLMISASLSPTPGDAWIGLGNFLPFFFFFSNIRQLIKKPSQLRQLAWAMVIPSVWVVVMGWGQIFLGWQKPEALKGIFTWPYGVGGEPLGRMSSVFMYANLLGAYLLITLILALGLLILTWRQWHRQRNNLLNLKVGFLTLTIFIDSVGLFLSNSRNAWALAFLGCLIFALYLGWNALVAGFVLLGGVISLASWGPTPFRDSLRFLVPRAIWARLSDEMFPNRPLATLRSTQWRFTIEMTQERPLFGWGLRSFTPLYEKSQGLWLGHPHNLYLMLMAETGIIGLILLSVWVGWIYAQGWRLFIFLRQQKAGGELIIFTYLVAFGACVLFNLVDVTLSDVKINTIVWFLLAAIAGVSQRMNYKL; translated from the coding sequence ATGAAAAAGATTTTTTGTCAAGGGTGGGAGTGGAATTTAATACTTTTTTCAGTTTTTATCGCCATGATGCTGCCGGAGTTGGCGGGTATCGGCATTATTATCGTCTTAATTAGGGTTTTTACTGGCAATTTTCGGGCAATTATCCAGTCACGTCTCAATCAAGGTCTCGGTCTCGTCACTCTTTGGTTAATGATTAGTGCCAGTCTTTCCCCAACTCCGGGGGATGCTTGGATTGGGTTAGGAAATTTCCTGCCTTTTTTCTTCTTTTTTAGCAATATCAGACAATTAATTAAAAAACCCTCTCAATTGCGTCAACTAGCTTGGGCAATGGTTATTCCGTCGGTTTGGGTAGTGGTGATGGGATGGGGACAAATTTTTCTCGGTTGGCAAAAACCGGAGGCATTAAAAGGGATTTTTACCTGGCCCTACGGGGTGGGGGGTGAACCTTTGGGGCGGATGTCTTCGGTTTTTATGTATGCTAATCTTTTGGGGGCTTATTTACTCATAACTCTGATTTTAGCACTCGGTTTATTAATTCTAACTTGGCGGCAGTGGCACAGACAAAGAAATAACCTTTTAAATCTCAAAGTCGGGTTTTTAACTTTAACTATATTTATCGACAGTGTAGGGCTATTTTTAAGCAATTCTCGCAATGCTTGGGCCCTAGCCTTTTTAGGTTGCCTAATTTTCGCCCTTTATCTGGGTTGGAATGCTTTAGTCGCTGGTTTTGTCCTCTTGGGAGGGGTGATTTCTCTTGCTTCTTGGGGACCAACTCCTTTCAGGGATAGTCTGCGTTTTTTGGTTCCTAGGGCGATTTGGGCGCGATTATCTGATGAAATGTTCCCCAATCGCCCTCTAGCGACTCTCAGATCAACTCAATGGCGTTTTACTATAGAAATGACCCAAGAAAGACCCCTATTCGGTTGGGGATTACGCAGTTTTACACCTCTCTACGAAAAAAGTCAGGGATTGTGGTTAGGTCATCCCCATAATTTATATTTGATGTTAATGGCAGAAACGGGAATTATTGGCTTAATTTTATTGTCTGTTTGGGTGGGTTGGATTTATGCCCAAGGGTGGCGTTTATTTATCTTTCTACGGCAACAAAAAGCCGGGGGTGAGTTAATTATCTTTACCTATCTGGTAGCCTTTGGCGCTTGTGTTTTATTTAATCTCGTCGATGTCACCCTCTCCGATGTCAAGATTAATACTATTGTTTGGTTTCTCTTGGCTGCCATTGCCGGGGTCAGTCAAAGGATGAATTATAAATTATGA
- a CDS encoding NAD(P)/FAD-dependent oxidoreductase, whose product MTNFSINVGIIGAGLAGLTCARQLCDRGYTVKLFDKSRGIGGRLATRRVNRANQEIAVDHGLPFLTIQGEKTAALIDNLLRENIVTSWFDSSYVAPSGINSVAKFLAQGLEIERDFLVTRLENRQGKWVLNNNGQIRGEFPVIVLAIPAPQAALLLENSQITTMSELRSIVYDPCLTVMAGYGDSLPEPSPSPDIAWLGLDSSKRQSSPDYVFVVHSSADFAVKYLDSEDLEAVKLDLLARASLPLPDWSQMHRWRYALVRQGLAVPCLSVNSPLPLVACGDWCQGGDLSRNSSLETALTSGMAAANQVQQLLSEESRDRVKFLG is encoded by the coding sequence GTGACAAATTTTTCGATTAATGTTGGGATCATTGGTGCGGGTTTAGCCGGGTTAACCTGCGCTCGTCAGTTGTGCGATCGAGGTTATACTGTTAAGCTATTTGATAAGTCTAGAGGCATTGGTGGTCGTTTAGCCACGCGACGGGTTAATCGAGCCAATCAAGAGATTGCTGTGGATCATGGCTTGCCTTTTTTGACTATTCAGGGCGAAAAAACGGCGGCTTTAATTGATAATCTCCTGAGAGAGAATATAGTTACTTCTTGGTTTGATTCTAGCTATGTTGCTCCTTCTGGCATCAATAGCGTGGCGAAATTTTTAGCTCAAGGTTTAGAAATTGAACGAGATTTTCTGGTTACTCGTCTGGAAAATCGTCAAGGAAAATGGGTTTTAAACAATAACGGTCAAATTCGAGGGGAGTTTCCGGTGATTGTCCTGGCTATTCCCGCCCCGCAAGCAGCGTTATTGTTAGAAAACTCTCAGATAACTACTATGTCAGAATTGCGATCAATCGTTTACGATCCCTGTTTAACGGTAATGGCAGGTTATGGCGATTCTTTACCTGAACCTTCCCCTTCTCCCGATATCGCTTGGTTAGGACTTGATAGCAGTAAACGGCAATCATCCCCTGATTATGTCTTTGTTGTGCATAGTAGCGCAGATTTTGCGGTTAAATATCTCGATAGCGAGGATTTAGAAGCAGTTAAGCTAGATTTACTCGCTCGTGCTTCTTTGCCTCTCCCGGATTGGTCTCAGATGCACCGTTGGCGTTATGCTTTAGTCCGTCAGGGTTTAGCTGTACCCTGTTTAAGTGTTAATAGTCCTTTACCTCTAGTTGCCTGTGGTGATTGGTGTCAAGGAGGAGATTTATCGAGAAATTCTTCCCTAGAAACGGCCTTAACTTCTGGGATGGCGGCAGCTAATCAAGTTCAGCAGCTACTCTCTGAAGAATCTAGGGACAGGGTTAAATTCTTAGGTTAA
- a CDS encoding DUF7219 family protein, which yields MEKFNSKDNFLYPKTSYRGLFTPQNLVFNANLQEFALRVSFIAGLHSGGKITSTEAYEKINQLWQELNTSRKFLLANHFEDHGD from the coding sequence ATGGAAAAATTCAATTCTAAAGATAACTTTCTCTACCCTAAAACCAGCTACAGGGGTTTATTCACGCCACAAAATCTGGTTTTTAACGCTAATTTGCAGGAATTCGCCCTGAGAGTCTCTTTTATCGCGGGTTTACACAGTGGGGGAAAGATTACCTCCACGGAAGCTTACGAGAAAATTAACCAGCTTTGGCAAGAGTTAAATACCAGTCGAAAATTCCTACTAGCTAATCATTTTGAGGATCACGGAGATTGA
- a CDS encoding formylglycine-generating enzyme family protein: MGEWLDFTDGVVTVNGKGEEIKREKVTNRGYKYFLSKKTFLEMISIPSGQYLIGAPKSELGWKLSQSPQSLVNIQAFCLSRYPITQRQWREVAKLEPVNIELNPYPAHFEGYDRPVEQINWWEAGEFCDRLSRLTGLNYRLPAEKEWEYACRGGTSTPFHFGPTISTDLANYSGVDWDYGGKVCSYGRYGGGSLGCDRRETTPVGMFAVANPFGLYDLHGNVREWCADYWRDNYEATTIEDRDRRVLRGGSWNDGPNKCRSAYRVKFLATAGLYDIGFRVVSDNSP; this comes from the coding sequence ATGGGAGAATGGTTAGATTTTACCGATGGGGTGGTCACTGTTAATGGCAAAGGTGAGGAAATTAAACGGGAAAAAGTCACTAATCGAGGTTATAAATATTTTTTAAGCAAAAAAACCTTTTTAGAAATGATTTCTATCCCTAGCGGTCAATACCTCATCGGTGCGCCTAAAAGCGAGTTAGGCTGGAAATTGAGTCAAAGTCCCCAATCTCTGGTTAATATTCAGGCTTTTTGCCTGAGTCGCTACCCAATTACCCAACGACAATGGCGCGAGGTGGCAAAATTAGAACCGGTAAATATTGAACTTAATCCCTATCCGGCCCATTTTGAAGGTTACGATCGCCCCGTAGAACAAATTAACTGGTGGGAAGCGGGGGAATTTTGCGATCGCCTATCCCGTCTCACCGGACTCAATTATCGTTTACCCGCAGAAAAAGAATGGGAATACGCTTGTCGGGGAGGAACATCAACCCCCTTTCACTTTGGCCCGACAATTTCCACTGATTTAGCCAACTATTCCGGGGTGGACTGGGATTATGGCGGGAAAGTGTGCAGTTATGGTCGTTATGGGGGAGGTTCCCTAGGCTGCGACCGCAGGGAAACCACACCGGTAGGAATGTTTGCCGTCGCTAACCCTTTCGGACTCTACGATTTGCACGGAAATGTCAGGGAATGGTGTGCAGATTACTGGCGCGATAACTACGAAGCGACCACAATAGAAGATAGGGACAGACGAGTTTTACGCGGGGGTTCCTGGAATGACGGCCCTAACAAATGTCGCTCGGCCTACCGGGTCAAATTTCTCGCTACTGCTGGACTCTATGATATCGGTTTTCGTGTGGTTAGCGATAATTCCCCTTAA
- a CDS encoding AEC family transporter, which produces MLVILSAIIPVGFIILIGVIAGKILTVEVHSLSQITVYILAPALVIDGLYRTTLSGSNIGLILLGFALISLVMVIVVEIIAYCLSLDADTRKSLMAAAVMPNNGNMGLPVASFALGAAGLERAIIYMIGSSILLFGISPAYLRGKSFLSGFRLVFRLPLIWSIFIGISFQTFSFHLPLQLDKSISYLGQAAIPLALIILGIQLSQQKLALGKLELLGAGLRLLVAPLLAFAIGNSLGLTGMDLKILILQSAMPTAVNTVILVTEFGGSATLIARTVVVTTLASFLTIPFFLWLLKVYL; this is translated from the coding sequence ATGCTTGTCATCCTCTCCGCTATTATTCCAGTGGGTTTTATCATCCTCATCGGTGTGATAGCAGGAAAAATTCTCACTGTTGAAGTGCATTCCCTTTCCCAAATCACGGTGTATATTCTTGCTCCCGCTTTGGTGATTGATGGACTGTATCGCACCACTTTATCCGGCAGCAACATCGGTTTAATTCTCCTAGGTTTTGCTCTTATTTCACTGGTAATGGTGATTGTGGTCGAAATTATCGCCTATTGTCTTAGTCTCGATGCTGATACCCGCAAAAGCCTCATGGCTGCCGCTGTGATGCCTAATAACGGTAATATGGGTTTACCTGTGGCTAGTTTTGCCCTGGGTGCAGCTGGACTGGAAAGAGCGATAATCTATATGATTGGTTCTAGTATTCTTTTATTTGGTATTAGTCCCGCTTATTTGCGAGGAAAAAGCTTTCTTTCCGGATTTCGCTTAGTTTTTCGCTTGCCCTTAATCTGGTCAATTTTTATCGGCATTAGCTTTCAAACTTTCTCTTTTCATCTTCCCCTGCAATTAGATAAAAGTATTAGCTATCTAGGACAAGCGGCAATTCCTTTGGCTTTAATTATCCTAGGTATCCAATTATCTCAGCAAAAATTAGCGCTCGGTAAATTAGAATTATTAGGGGCCGGTTTGCGTCTTTTAGTCGCTCCTCTTTTGGCATTTGCGATCGGCAATAGTTTAGGATTAACTGGTATGGATCTAAAAATTCTCATCCTACAAAGTGCCATGCCCACCGCCGTTAATACCGTCATTTTAGTCACAGAATTTGGTGGTTCGGCCACTTTGATAGCCCGCACAGTTGTGGTCACTACCCTTGCTAGTTTTCTGACTATTCCTTTCTTTCTTTGGTTATTAAAAGTCTATTTATAA
- a CDS encoding dynamin-like GTPase family protein, translating to MTELLPQCSNLAGNVNSIIELFKGESSLRNQQDTSKIEIALQKAISPKFEIVFAGAFSAGKSMLINALLERELLYSAEGHATGTECYIEYAEADEERVVLTFLSEVEIRTLVDTVCQNLQLTNPSNINSPEYCSQLNQYCQKIIEQEGGEGKSERAKQAQGLKLLIEGFTQNRERIHTLHNATYSMEQFHFSNLAEAASFARRGSNSAVLKRLEYYCHHPLLKDGNVLVDLPGIDAPVQKDAALAYRKIEHPDTSAVVCVLKAAAAGELATEETELLEKIRSNAGIRDRVFYVFNRIDETWYSAQLKQRLENLIQTQFRDTSRIYKTSGLLGFYGYQVKNQTNINQRYGLDSIFAESVKNLGGEEETPQFVSEFNNYCANSGKLLATPFKVSIHGYETPNKNYFRVLSEWGTPLLEQLIADSGIAEFRRAITRYLTEEKRPQLFATLADDLQSLCITLKNHYQGIYRDLESQPREIEAMKALELNHLNQELKEVGEKLTKHIDGYVNAVVVNSDENFEEDFKKLKARMVSRLDELLNTFSVRNAYSQATLNHPRNATAPLLAVLVEAFYYLSNQLEDVLIEESTSLISRFCQRLLDAVRQGDYYRQIYRLLGNDSGIENQLKQLEEQLINALVSQARTECDRYVRENHNFYNEGTFSIFQFRQTVQQTAQGYDCESILAAEPAIRQLLKLDFEPKVSATIHKNFRQTINNTLKNQLIPMAKQQADTILQQFNQARSYLEQTLEQEAAEKIANNAHKQEEINQKIDDYNQAINSLNTCLTAMGLQKNHLPVIGEQELEIVPEVVNHSSN from the coding sequence ATGACTGAACTTTTACCCCAATGCAGTAATCTGGCTGGTAATGTTAACAGTATAATTGAACTATTCAAAGGCGAATCCTCTCTCCGCAATCAACAGGATACCAGCAAGATAGAAATTGCCCTACAAAAAGCCATTTCTCCCAAATTTGAAATCGTTTTTGCCGGTGCTTTTAGTGCCGGTAAATCAATGTTAATCAATGCACTTTTAGAGCGAGAATTGTTGTATAGTGCCGAAGGACACGCAACAGGTACAGAATGTTATATTGAGTACGCAGAAGCTGATGAGGAAAGAGTGGTTTTAACCTTTCTTAGCGAAGTAGAAATTCGTACTTTAGTCGATACCGTCTGTCAAAATCTGCAATTAACCAATCCCAGTAACATTAATTCCCCGGAATACTGTAGTCAGTTAAACCAATACTGTCAAAAAATTATCGAACAGGAAGGAGGAGAAGGCAAATCCGAGCGAGCTAAACAAGCTCAGGGTTTAAAATTATTAATTGAAGGATTTACTCAAAATCGTGAGCGGATTCATACGCTGCATAATGCCACCTATTCCATGGAACAATTTCACTTTTCTAATTTAGCAGAAGCGGCCAGTTTTGCCCGTCGTGGTAGCAATAGCGCCGTCTTAAAACGTCTAGAATATTACTGTCATCATCCTCTCCTTAAAGATGGTAACGTTTTGGTAGATTTGCCCGGTATTGATGCCCCAGTCCAAAAAGATGCCGCCTTAGCCTATCGTAAAATAGAGCATCCTGATACTTCGGCAGTGGTTTGTGTTTTAAAGGCTGCTGCTGCGGGAGAATTAGCCACAGAAGAAACGGAATTACTCGAAAAAATTCGCTCTAATGCTGGTATTCGTGATCGAGTTTTTTATGTTTTTAACCGCATTGATGAAACCTGGTACTCAGCCCAACTAAAACAGCGTTTAGAAAACCTGATTCAAACGCAATTTCGTGATACTTCCCGCATTTACAAAACCAGCGGACTTTTAGGGTTTTATGGGTATCAGGTGAAAAATCAAACCAATATTAATCAGCGTTATGGTTTAGATTCTATTTTTGCCGAAAGTGTTAAAAATTTAGGAGGAGAAGAAGAAACACCACAATTTGTCAGCGAGTTTAATAACTATTGTGCCAACTCCGGTAAATTACTGGCAACTCCCTTTAAAGTTTCCATCCACGGTTATGAAACTCCTAATAAAAATTACTTCCGAGTTTTAAGCGAGTGGGGAACTCCTTTACTAGAGCAGTTAATTGCTGATAGCGGTATCGCAGAATTTCGCAGGGCAATTACTCGTTATCTCACGGAGGAAAAGCGTCCGCAATTGTTTGCAACTTTAGCTGATGATTTACAATCTCTCTGCATTACTCTCAAAAATCACTATCAAGGGATTTATCGTGATTTAGAAAGTCAACCACGAGAAATTGAGGCGATGAAAGCTCTGGAGTTAAATCACCTCAATCAAGAGTTAAAAGAAGTGGGAGAGAAATTAACTAAACATATCGATGGTTATGTCAATGCTGTGGTGGTTAATAGCGATGAAAACTTCGAGGAAGACTTTAAGAAACTAAAAGCGAGAATGGTATCAAGATTGGATGAGTTATTAAATACTTTTTCTGTCAGAAATGCTTACTCGCAAGCGACTTTAAACCATCCCCGCAATGCTACAGCACCTTTATTAGCAGTATTAGTAGAAGCTTTTTATTATCTGTCTAACCAGCTAGAAGATGTGTTAATTGAGGAGTCAACCAGTTTAATTAGTCGCTTCTGTCAGCGTCTTTTAGATGCGGTAAGACAAGGTGATTATTATCGACAAATCTATCGTTTATTGGGTAACGATAGTGGCATAGAAAATCAGCTAAAACAGCTAGAAGAGCAGTTAATTAATGCCTTAGTTTCCCAAGCGAGAACAGAGTGTGATCGCTATGTACGAGAAAATCATAATTTTTACAACGAAGGCACTTTTTCTATCTTTCAATTTCGGCAAACTGTGCAACAAACTGCCCAAGGTTATGACTGTGAAAGTATTCTTGCTGCCGAACCTGCTATCCGTCAATTACTTAAGTTAGATTTTGAGCCAAAAGTATCAGCAACAATTCATAAAAACTTCCGTCAAACCATTAATAATACTTTAAAAAATCAATTGATACCAATGGCAAAACAACAAGCCGATACTATTCTACAACAGTTCAATCAAGCTCGTTCTTATCTAGAACAAACCTTAGAACAGGAAGCGGCGGAAAAAATTGCTAATAATGCCCATAAACAAGAAGAAATTAACCAAAAAATTGATGATTATAACCAAGCGATCAACTCTCTCAATACTTGTTTAACTGCTATGGGTTTACAGAAAAATCATTTACCTGTAATTGGTGAACAAGAATTAGAGATTGTCCCAGAAGTTGTTAATCACTCCAGCAATTAA
- a CDS encoding ABC transporter ATP-binding protein/permease: MPQYTTKKATENPVVSDQSANNPFSLFGQFWESLKIVAQPYWYPTELNGRAFGDVIISWGMSALILLSILATVGVEAFSSYWNRYVLDIIIEDRDLSKYLNTLWLSSLLIILTTGLFAFSQFIRRKVALDWYKWLTKQTVKKYLNDRAYYNIDFTSKLKNPDQRLSQEIEPITTMTLRLLITFVEKGLQMITFAIILWTISRQIAVYLIIYTIAGNLIAIYLTQELNKINQSELNNKADYNYALTHVRNHAESIAFFQGEEQEEKIIEGRFQRVIQSSENLINWERFNNLFNRGYQSAISVFSMFILTPMFIKNEIDYGEISQASLCCFLFSNALGQLITEWGTSGKVSSYIERLATLTDALKVASEEPKNLSRITTLEDNRLAFENFTLQTPDYEKVIVENLSVSVPLGESLLIIGPSGRGKSSLLRAIAGLWKAGSGRLVRPSLAEMLFLPQRPYIILGSLRQQLLYPHTNEQLRDEELENILKKVNLQHLLTDKNSLDKEVNWEQILSLGEQQRLAFARLLITKPTFTILDEATSALDLANEASLYRQLQESKTTFISVGHRESLFNYHRWVLELTENSHWQLSTVEDYQRKKVNNIVMMSKKSENFSAVKIETLSEVKTEHDAEIAGVSEITEGLSHQQMQSLTDYSLSNVRSRASLGKIITAKDGFNYRYDKDPKALKWLRI; this comes from the coding sequence ATGCCCCAATATACCACTAAAAAAGCAACGGAAAACCCTGTTGTGTCCGACCAGTCCGCCAATAATCCCTTTTCACTATTTGGTCAATTTTGGGAAAGCCTAAAAATTGTCGCTCAACCCTATTGGTATCCAACGGAGTTAAATGGACGTGCCTTTGGAGATGTGATCATTTCTTGGGGAATGTCAGCTTTGATCCTCTTAAGTATCTTGGCAACGGTGGGGGTAGAAGCTTTTAGTAGCTACTGGAATCGTTATGTACTCGACATTATTATTGAAGATAGAGACCTTTCTAAATATCTAAATACGCTTTGGTTATCCAGTTTGTTGATTATATTAACAACGGGGTTATTTGCTTTTTCTCAATTTATTCGTCGCAAAGTGGCATTAGATTGGTATAAGTGGTTAACGAAACAAACCGTCAAAAAATATCTCAATGATCGCGCTTATTATAACATCGATTTTACCTCGAAATTAAAAAATCCCGATCAAAGATTATCTCAAGAAATTGAACCAATTACGACCATGACCCTAAGGTTGTTAATTACCTTCGTGGAAAAAGGGTTACAAATGATTACTTTTGCGATTATTCTTTGGACAATTTCTCGGCAAATTGCGGTTTATCTAATAATTTATACGATCGCAGGCAATTTAATAGCAATTTATCTAACTCAAGAATTAAACAAAATTAATCAATCTGAGCTTAATAATAAAGCTGATTATAATTATGCTTTAACCCATGTGCGTAACCACGCCGAATCCATTGCTTTTTTTCAGGGAGAAGAGCAGGAAGAAAAAATCATTGAAGGTCGTTTTCAACGGGTTATTCAAAGCTCGGAAAACCTGATAAATTGGGAACGGTTTAATAATCTTTTTAATCGAGGTTATCAGTCAGCGATTAGTGTATTTTCAATGTTTATTTTGACCCCGATGTTTATTAAAAACGAAATCGATTATGGAGAAATTAGTCAAGCGAGTTTATGCTGTTTCCTTTTTTCTAATGCCTTGGGACAATTAATTACCGAATGGGGAACATCGGGTAAAGTTTCAAGTTATATTGAACGGTTAGCTACCTTGACAGATGCCTTAAAAGTTGCCAGTGAAGAGCCGAAAAACTTAAGTCGCATTACCACCCTGGAAGATAATCGTCTAGCTTTTGAAAATTTTACCCTACAAACTCCCGATTATGAAAAGGTAATTGTGGAGAATTTATCGGTTTCTGTTCCTTTGGGAGAAAGCCTACTGATTATTGGTCCCAGTGGTCGAGGAAAAAGTTCCTTGTTACGAGCAATCGCCGGTTTATGGAAAGCGGGTAGTGGTCGTTTAGTACGTCCTTCTTTAGCTGAAATGTTATTTTTACCCCAACGTCCTTATATTATTCTTGGCAGTTTACGCCAGCAATTACTTTATCCCCATACCAATGAGCAGCTGAGGGATGAAGAATTAGAAAATATCTTAAAAAAAGTCAATCTTCAACATTTATTAACTGACAAAAATAGCTTAGACAAAGAAGTCAATTGGGAACAGATTTTATCCCTCGGAGAACAGCAAAGACTAGCTTTTGCTCGACTATTAATCACTAAACCGACTTTTACTATCCTAGATGAAGCAACCAGCGCTTTAGATTTGGCCAATGAAGCCAGTTTATATCGGCAATTACAGGAAAGTAAAACCACCTTTATTAGTGTTGGTCATCGGGAAAGTTTATTTAATTATCATCGATGGGTCTTAGAGTTAACAGAAAATTCCCATTGGCAGCTGTCAACGGTAGAAGATTATCAGCGCAAAAAAGTTAATAATATAGTCATGATGTCAAAAAAATCAGAAAATTTTTCAGCGGTAAAAATAGAGACTTTGTCTGAGGTTAAAACTGAGCATGATGCGGAAATTGCAGGAGTTTCTGAAATAACGGAAGGTTTGTCCCATCAACAAATGCAGTCCCTAACTGACTATTCTTTAAGTAACGTCCGGAGTCGTGCCAGTTTAGGTAAAATCATTACTGCCAAAGATGGTTTTAATTATCGTTATGATAAAGACCCAAAAGCCTTAAAATGGCTGAGAATATAG
- a CDS encoding YaaW family protein, translated as MDELRTALELATEEELQQITNILFCRRFNPLDYLRAPDAIAVQSQDWESWLDSVEDRFRYLAADGVTVLKGQTEKVSYRQILVRVCHFLKVPYSQKMPTTEIEAEIYLHLVNKAWKRLPPSEQKSLSIQIQKALADSHTPQPLPVHLQHNPLDIVLKGSSVIAINSILKPILLKHIARQFALHFVRYQGAKTALVQGGAIVNQIALKTAKQGMTRAAARYGAVRTVLSLVGPALWGWFIADLGWKAIATDYGRIIPTIFALAQIRLTRDDCWQPA; from the coding sequence TTGGACGAACTACGCACAGCTTTGGAGTTAGCCACCGAGGAGGAACTGCAGCAAATCACTAACATCCTCTTTTGCCGTCGTTTTAACCCCCTCGATTATCTACGAGCGCCGGACGCCATCGCCGTTCAAAGTCAAGATTGGGAAAGTTGGTTAGATAGCGTCGAGGATCGTTTTCGTTATTTGGCTGCCGATGGTGTGACAGTATTAAAGGGTCAAACGGAAAAAGTTAGTTATCGTCAAATTCTAGTTCGTGTGTGTCATTTCCTCAAGGTTCCCTACTCCCAAAAAATGCCGACAACGGAAATTGAAGCGGAAATCTATCTTCATCTCGTTAACAAAGCTTGGAAACGTCTCCCCCCATCGGAACAAAAATCCCTCTCGATTCAAATTCAAAAAGCGCTCGCGGATTCCCACACTCCCCAACCCTTACCGGTTCACCTACAACACAATCCCCTTGATATAGTCCTCAAAGGCAGTAGCGTCATCGCCATTAATTCTATCCTGAAACCGATTCTGCTTAAACATATCGCTAGGCAGTTCGCTCTTCATTTTGTCCGCTATCAAGGGGCAAAAACTGCCCTAGTCCAGGGTGGGGCAATTGTTAATCAAATCGCCCTAAAAACGGCTAAACAGGGCATGACTAGGGCGGCAGCCCGCTACGGAGCGGTCAGAACCGTGTTAAGTTTGGTAGGACCTGCTTTATGGGGTTGGTTTATTGCTGATCTCGGTTGGAAGGCGATCGCCACTGATTACGGCCGGATTATCCCGACTATTTTTGCCCTTGCCCAAATTCGTCTGACTCGTGACGATTGTTGGCAACCTGCCTAG